The stretch of DNA TGTGAATGCGAAGAACAGGAAATACAGTGGCCATTTCTACAGAGAATCCGGAGTGACGGCCTCGACCGCCGGAAAATGATCAGGGGAGAGGATGACGTGAGGGGCCTCATCGGCCGACATGCCGCCGACCTGCCCCCGGCAGAGGCGATGCTCCTCCGCCTCAGGAAATTCGATCCCGGGCTCTGATCGTTCGGCTCTTCGCGTTCCGCGTGCGGGCAGGCAGGGCGCCCCCCCCATAATTCCAGCCAGGCACTCTTTTTGATCGTTTCCCTGAGTGCCTCACGCTCCAGGCGCGAAGGAGCGTGCGGCTCAGGGCTTTTTTTCTCACCTCGTCCCGGCCCATCACGTGAAAGAACGGTGCGGCGGCACCGGAGCGATCGAGAAAAAGGCACTTTGGGAACCGATCTGGGGGAGGAGAGCAGGGGAAGATTACACCCCAAAAGGGTGAAAACAGATTTTACCGATCAGGTCAGGCAGACCCAGCGGTCATAGACGGCGTCGCGCTCGTTCTCCCAGACCTCAGGGCTGCGCCCCTCGTCCTCGCACCACGCCGCAACCAGGTCCACCTCTTCTTTCGTGGCGACGGTGAGCAGGGAACGCTCTGAGAGAGAGAGAAACTCCCGTGCAATCCCCTCCCAGATCTCGCGGTCGAACGAATGGATCGTCCCGAGCATCAGGGCCGCCCCGTACGGCGCCGGCTCGAAATAGGCCGAGGCCATCGTGGCGTCGATGCAGGCCGTCTCGCAGGGGTCCAGGCGCCCCTGCGCAAACCCCAGGGAGAGCAGCGCCTGGTCGTGGTCGAAGGCGAGCGGGTTCAGCCCGATCGAGCGGAGGCCCGCCGAACCGATCCCGGACCCGCAGCAGCAGTCCAGGCACCGCTCCCCGTTCCGCTGCCCGAAGACCTCTTTTAAGAGATCGGCGCACTTCTCCGGGCGGTCAGGCGGAATATCCTCGATCGCCGGGCGCACGCCCGTGCGGATCGCCTCGCTGTAATACTCCCGCACGGCGCGGGCCCAGACCTCCCGCTCCTCCATGAAGAGGTCGCCCCCGGTCCCCTCGAAGAGATCGATCGCCTCCTCGTGCACCGGGTGGTAGAGATAGTTCGCGACGATCCACCGCTCGTCCCACCTGAAGGCGACGGCGAGCAGGTCCTCCTTCTCGTCGACCAGGAGTCTCCCGTCGTCGGGCCGGCGATAAAACGCCGGCAGGGCCGAGTCCGGATCCGCGAGGTCGGCAAACGATCGTTCGGCAAAAGTCAGGCTCTCAAGTTCGAGTATTTCTGCTGCTTTCATGCTGTTTCTTCTCCTCTCTCGATGCGCACCCCGTTCGGTGCGCGGATCATCCCCTCCACCAGGGCGTCCTCGTGGAGGGACAGGGACAGACCGGCAACGTCCCCGAGAACATGGGCCGCGGGGGCCACGCACACCTCGCCGCCGCCTTCGACGTTGCCGTGGACCTGGGCCTTCCGCCCGATCGCGATGGGGCCGCCGGCCCGCAGGCTCCCGAAGATCGTGGTGTCGTCCCCGACGCTCACGGCGTTCGCCCTGATATTCCCGTGGAGACGGCACCGCTCCCCGATCCGCATCGCCGACGGCACGGAGAAGACCTTCATGTCGAGGCTCGAACCCGGCGGGATGACGAGCGGCGTATCGTCCCCGGGATCCTCCTCGCCGAAGAGTTCGTCCAGGGCGCTGTCGATCTCGTCGGGGTTGTCGATCTTCAGGAGGGTCATCACGTACAGGAGGAGATAGATGAACACCGGCATCGGGTTCCGGATCGAGATCCAGCCCTTCGCCTCAAACCCCCGGTCGATCTGCACCTTGTCCCCGATATCCAGGTCGCCGCGGACGACCAGGCGCCCGTGGATCTTTACGCCCTCCCCGAGGTAGGCGTCCTCCCCGGCAATGACATCCCCGTTGATCTCGCACCAGTTATCGATCCTGACGTCGCCGTCTGCGACAACGCTGCCGTTCAGCGTACAGAACTCGCAGACGATGACGTCTTTACCCTTCAGCCCATAATCGATTGAGCAGCGGTCCCCGATGATGATATTCATCTCTGTCTTCAGGGTGTGCTCCTGCAGATCGGTGCCATTGGGGAGAGAACACTGGTGGAGCCAGTCCTGAACCCCGCTCTCCATGAACAGTAAAACTCTCGCACCGGAGGCTTATGAGTCTTATCTATCTGCCGCGGGGGACGCACCGGGTTTCATCCCCTCACACTACAGGCCGCGAAGAAACAAAACCCCGATTAAATCTTCGCGTCTTTTCGCGTCTTCGCGTGAGGTTTTCCAGATAAACAGGACAAAAAATCACGCGAAGACGCGAAGAGCGCGAAGAAACAAAGCCCCGAACACACCTTTGCGTCTTTTCGAGGGCTAGAGCGCGAGGTTTTCTGATAAACTGGACAAAAACACGACGCCCGCGCCGGGGATGCACCCCCGCACAAAACCGCGAAAAAAAAGATGATTTAGAAGGCCATGACGACGGGCGTCTCGACCTTGCTCTTGATGATCTCGACCCGGCGGACCGGGAAGATCGCCTTGACGACCTTGAAGGCCTCCTTGGCGAGGTCGCCGGCGACGACCATCTTGGAGAACTCCTCGAAGGACATCTGGGCCGCCTGCTCGGCGACGGTCTTCATGATCGCGCCCCGGATCGCATGCGCCTGGGAGTCGTTCGCCCGGTTGATCGTGAAGCAGGTGACGGTGAGGCGCACCTTCTTGTTGTCCTTGGTGGGGACGAGGATGATGGCGTCGATCCTGGAGGTCTTCCTCTTCACGAGGCCGCGCATGTAGTCGCGGGTGATCTCGTGCCCGACGAACTCGGTGTATGCGGCGTCGCCGGCCACGCTGTTCACTTTAAAGCGCATCTTGATGTGCTGCTTTGAATAGTCCTGTGAGATCTCGCCGAGCGTGGTCTGCATCACGCGCCCCATCACCTTGGACGGGTCGGCGGAGATCGTGTCGCCAATATAGGTCTTGCCGAAAGATTCAGGGCCGTAGACCTTGAACCAGGACTTGGCCTTCCAGCCTTCGACCCTCTTTCCAACCTGTTTTCTCTTTGCCATGAAATCACCAGTTTTTATGAATTATAATCTCTGCTCAGGTCATCCTGCCAGATGCGTCATATCGTTCAGGCCGCCCGCCAAGCGAGCACACCTCTTCTGCCATTGCGAGGTTCATCAGGTAATCGTCGACCGTTGCGGTTACCGTCCGCAGGGCGATCCCTTCGATCGCAAAGACGACCGTAGCGCCCTCGGCGGCGGTCGCCATGCCGGGGAGGTTGTCCGGGGCGAGAGCGCCGGCGACACATGTCGCAGAGGCGCTCTCCGTGCGGATCCGCCCTATAATCCCGATCATGCGGCGATCCCCCTGAGAAAGCCCGCCTCGAACTCGTCGATCCGGTCGAGGGGGATCCGGGCGCCGGCGCGGCTCCGGTGGCCGCCGCCCGATCCCCCGGTCTC from Methanofollis liminatans DSM 4140 encodes:
- a CDS encoding class I SAM-dependent methyltransferase; translated protein: MKAAEILELESLTFAERSFADLADPDSALPAFYRRPDDGRLLVDEKEDLLAVAFRWDERWIVANYLYHPVHEEAIDLFEGTGGDLFMEEREVWARAVREYYSEAIRTGVRPAIEDIPPDRPEKCADLLKEVFGQRNGERCLDCCCGSGIGSAGLRSIGLNPLAFDHDQALLSLGFAQGRLDPCETACIDATMASAYFEPAPYGAALMLGTIHSFDREIWEGIAREFLSLSERSLLTVATKEEVDLVAAWCEDEGRSPEVWENERDAVYDRWVCLT
- a CDS encoding polymer-forming cytoskeletal protein encodes the protein MESGVQDWLHQCSLPNGTDLQEHTLKTEMNIIIGDRCSIDYGLKGKDVIVCEFCTLNGSVVADGDVRIDNWCEINGDVIAGEDAYLGEGVKIHGRLVVRGDLDIGDKVQIDRGFEAKGWISIRNPMPVFIYLLLYVMTLLKIDNPDEIDSALDELFGEEDPGDDTPLVIPPGSSLDMKVFSVPSAMRIGERCRLHGNIRANAVSVGDDTTIFGSLRAGGPIAIGRKAQVHGNVEGGGEVCVAPAAHVLGDVAGLSLSLHEDALVEGMIRAPNGVRIERGEETA
- a CDS encoding 30S ribosomal protein S3ae encodes the protein MAKRKQVGKRVEGWKAKSWFKVYGPESFGKTYIGDTISADPSKVMGRVMQTTLGEISQDYSKQHIKMRFKVNSVAGDAAYTEFVGHEITRDYMRGLVKRKTSRIDAIILVPTKDNKKVRLTVTCFTINRANDSQAHAIRGAIMKTVAEQAAQMSFEEFSKMVVAGDLAKEAFKVVKAIFPVRRVEIIKSKVETPVVMAF
- a CDS encoding KEOPS complex subunit Pcc1, which produces MIGIIGRIRTESASATCVAGALAPDNLPGMATAAEGATVVFAIEGIALRTVTATVDDYLMNLAMAEEVCSLGGRPERYDASGRMT